The Coffea arabica cultivar ET-39 chromosome 10e, Coffea Arabica ET-39 HiFi, whole genome shotgun sequence region GGGAAAAACATTTGATGATCTTGCTTCTTTGATCTAAGTTTTAGTTTGTTAAGCCATTAGCTGAGTCGGTTTGGCAAACAATGGGTTTTGTGCATTTTTCTGGTATGAAACATGCCTGGTTTGGAGATGCAAGAGTTGCGGCAGAAATTGCAGAAGAGCTTCTACGTTGTTTGCATGAGTCTGCATGAATATGACTTCCAAAAATTGCCTCTAAACCCCCTCAAGTTTTACCTTATGCTTTTATGACccacaaatttgagaaaactaatcaattgggtccctgtgatttttgcagcaatgcattatggcccgagtacattccatgttcttgaAATCGAGTCCTAAAGTATTTGCAACTTGAACTATTATTAGCCTTTCTCTTTgcccttggacccttgaagttcttaaaagtgtttgattaagcttgaatgcttggttAGTGTTTACAATTGAGTCTTTGGCAGCACTAATAtttcaattcaattgcttgtttgccttcattggttatcatgttttgctaaggtgatgcTTAATGCATGGATTGTGAAACTTGGTgtctaaatgagcttgtgttcgcctatcttcttgaattttctgaaataaattggctttggcctttttcttactcttggacttccaaattttctaaaatgTTTTAATTGGCTTTGAATGCTTGATGaatgcttgcaattgggtccttggtggatccctttattggaaattatgtattattttgatttcatttaaattgcaattaggagagatttggtgactttgttatactttactatttgaggtaccgtgacctttttattgttttgaagccatttttcttccatttggacaccattcaaagggggcggtataatttcttttatccctttttgtgtctctcctatgtgaaccaacgtgctacgtgagaaatttgcatgtctacttgctttcctagccgctcattatttcatttcatttatttcatttactttcgatttctattaatggggtatgtgtacacctcttggcttgtaatagatagggcgtagcaagtaatttggtccattttccctttcccctttgttttagctagcaaatgtaatagttagggctttaatcgTCTTAtttgtcttgcatgcttagttactatgtgtcaatttgctttgttaggtccttgcatctagtcgagcatgctaagtgttatgtgctatatgtttatgagtgttttggcatgtctactcgcttttcataACCTGAATGagtgtgatggatgaatgtacgtcaccacactagtccaacgctagttgtggttcatctTTTTCACTAATCTAATGATAGTAGGatgtcatagaaagggctagtccaatgctagacccactaggttcttttttttttttttttttttttttttttcctttttcattaagtgcatgatcaccacatatcacgcatttttctttagtttatcatttggcatgttcctcaaaccccttccccttcacattaggacttgcatctcatgctagttagggttcatttgcgtgaaaacccccttgggtaagggaaacgagcgagtgtggcttcgaaatagccttagcacgctagtttttccttctaatcaaagggaaaattaaaatcacaaaaactagaagtcattcccgtacccgacctgatgcattcctctaagttcatgcattttcatatcattttctcactattttcctcactaattatatattttaaatccacatgtcatattcacacacttattcactttctttacttttcacttcacacattgcacctattttacttatatatttactattttcattcacttgcacacgagcatttatatttttattcatttgcacacaaacactttcaaattgcacacatgcacttttttctacactttgcacacttacactctcatttgagtcctcatttgcatcattcatgaTTTTTTATGAGGTCTTTCCTTATTGAccttcacaattcatgtgaatgggaTCAAAAGCCTCATCAGAGACATTTCTAGACTTaagattgcatttctcatccattagtcatatccaatttgcatacataccttgggtagaaaaatgaggaaaataagggttaaatcacgcaactagccttggctaggtcgaaggggtgccttggatttttatccttgccttccccttcgtcaaatgtgactcccgaacctttgtctttgttttacgtggactaggagtcgtttaaaaagggtttcttactttttcctattttactttaaacaattcaattttttgggtgacttggtacaccctaactctataccaagtggcgactccattttttatataaaaaccctttttaaactatttttttgggtcaaatcgtcgcattttcaaaagtcccatttagacccatattttttcatcaaaagaattcattttttcaaaaatcaataaattcacaaaaccaagtatttattttttaccaaaaagtggggcgcgacaggatcgatatgacttggaggttagtCTCAAATGTCTGGTTTTCAGTCCTGATTAATGGGGCAAGTGTGGGTTTCTTTAAATCCACGCAGGGGGTTCGACAAGGGGATCCATTGTCTACAGGATTATTTATTATTGGTGTAGAGGTGTTATCTCATTCTTTGAACAATTTATTGGAGAATCGGGAGTTCAAGTGCTTTTCGGTTCCAAGGGGATGCCCTAAGATCACTCATCTCTCCTATGCAGATGACATCCTTATTTTTTCCAGTGCCTGTCCCACGTCGTTACGATGTGTCATGCAGACGATTGGAGCATACAAAGCAGTATCAGGCCAAAAGATTAATGCTCAAAAGTGCGGTTTCTTGGTGCATGAGAAACTTCCTAGCCGTTGTGTGGCAAGGGCACGGCGAGTAACTGTGTTTGCTCCTAAGTCATTCCCAGTGCATTACTTGGGCTGCCCGCTATTCTCTGGAAGGCGGAAGAGCATGTATTTCATGGAGTTGGTGCAATCAGTCATTAATAAAATCTCCTCTTGGAGGTCCAGATGTGTGATACCCCGAATTTTAGGATAATGTTTTTCcctcgttcttttaaaattttgatttatttcttttgttttgttttaaaaacattattttttttggacactttaaatttatatcaaaaccctagttttacttgtgactaaaaggtTATTATGTAATTGAATTTATGTATGATAATGCATATTTTATTATAGGTAATTATAGTGATTgggtgattagtggagtaattgaggtgtaattaggtttttggaatatatcaagtatgtaaattgtggagtaaattggtaggattgtaaatttaattgggccatagtgtgacttcacaagttgctagacttcctaaaggttccatgagattcctaagcttaattgtgattggctaatcaaaaaggtagtggactttgaccaagggacttagtattaatcttcttagcaagaccaaagccaAAGAAACAAGGTAAGTTTCGGCCAGCTcttgggagaaaagaagaaaggaaaaatcgagagaaacaagaggaagaacaagagaaaaaattctggttgtgtgcaacccatccaacaagcttgggagttagaacaaaagaaagctaaggaacttggttcttaaagtgcaaccttgtgaaccaacctttggaaggtaaagcagccttgaactcttgtaaaagcttgtagcaattgagtagaaatgttgattttgatgttgtaagatgctaataagggttaatgatggtttatctatcacttttgtgggtttgtatAGGAAGTTGAGGTAGTAAATCAAGccagaaataagaaaattagcattggactgcatgaattccagttttcagttttgaagataccctgttctgcccgattctgtttgaccatgatggaggccgaattagatttagcacaaaacatgaaagctgtagtgaatgatattttatagcagcctataaaatttcagctcaatccgagcactgtagaatgtaaaaagacaaaaatacccctgactgccataggtagagctctgtggccaatttcgacatttcaccaatctgaccacGTTTGTTCACCCTGATCTATACTGAactagcatttggccaaaacacagaagttgtagtactatgtcttagctttccaacgcccctaaaAACGtcttaatcggacttcggtagcctgagttattgtcatttacgcatagtgcggttaactagcccgaatgtgacattctagttctgtaatttgaaattttgacctggatacactacgaactggactgagtggtcttcatcaaagttgtagccctttatcgtagattcaaaatggtataaatttcatcccaatccgataagcgtagcctcagttgtgtccgtaacacaaaacaacatcaaatctatcttttgtttcttgactcaaacttcatttccgcacatgttcctagcttggtttggtacttgtatgactttcagcctattgaacggctattgaaatgagattattttgtgtgtaattttgggactgattgaggaaacgaatgaagccataaatggctgaaaaataggtaaatacaaagggcgtgttgcccaaatttacactcgagggctaggtagatatacttgcgactcgagtaaggcttgagagcgaataccacttgaaccatctaggatatttgcatcttcttttatcgagatatataagttagaacttggccgaacttgtacccttgggaaatgaaataaCGACTACTAGAAATatgttttctctattttttcgactcaaatggtatttcaaagtataattgcttcaaagtttcaaaggtttaagagcgagcatgaatttttcggaatttgataagtatcgtgaatactacttaagcgaattgcatttacttgattttcttgaagcgaaactcctatgtttcgaactctagagagttttacattcacaaatgatatttcatcacagatttggactccaaccaaggagttggacctgaacgtgacttttgagaggcactagacctttagtgagtgcttccaaatacctgattgaactagACACTTGtcttcaatacttgaccaatgtgatttaatgatatgtcatttgtttgatcgggtaagagtgtactttatcgcacttgccctaatctGATATATACTGTTTATTGTTGTCATGAATTTGAGAtattggtgtatatggtgcgcacttcctgaaattccagaaaccctatggcgagttactcgagtcgagccggcaagggcttggtcgattgggtaacgaaccctgggccttttgttttgtcgagtgaagtgatatctcctcggctaatcggtatacttgagtattaccaccagtgtttattgaggattttgggcctagtagggggtttggatggtggacgaagagtagtttaagtggtgctctactggattggttacttacttgaaagttgacggagtgtcaactattacttgatcaagctctggtgatgcaatgggaagttggctcctgagagccatccgtatccttatatcttggaatgattagtacttatcgtgttattgtttcgttttaaaagaaaaaactttacaatcgctcattttgagatttgctacttgaagtgttattgcccacttttatgaacttttcatgctcattactttgctatatTGACACTTGTACTTGTAAACAATGGtcgatttgctatttggaacctcactgggcttttagctcattccacgtcatttgttttccttacagggggtacgaccgaggcgtgagacttgtacagactagcgtagtctagtctTTTTTTGATTTTGCTACTGTACTCGCACTAACACCCGACTAGGTTTGATTTTACTTGGGTTGTAATACTTTAACGTATTGGGCGTGTATAAATCTTGCAACTGGATTTGAACATCAATGTAtctatattaagttgaagtgactgtgttatttattttctatggttgtacgttatttttcttgaactacgagtgagtgagtcctggcgagagttaggcaggcaactcgctaaaccctagggtacgccctaggggcaggtggggccgtcacaagatGTCTTTCTAGTAGGGGACGTATCGTACTCATTAAGCATGTTCTTTCAGCGATTCCGATTCACCTGCTTACGGCCTCGAGTCCTCTGAAGGGAGTCCTTGCCTTGGTTGAGCGGGCTATGGCTAATCCTTTGGGAAGGGCAGGAGAATGGCCTCCGTCATCACTGGATCAAATGGCAAGATTTATGTGCCAACTCGTCACAGGGAGGAATAGGTGTTCACTCGTTATTGGAGGTTCACTCAGCATTCTCGATCAAATTATGGTGGCGATTCTGAACGAGTGATTGTTTATGGTCGACATGTATGCGTGCCAAGTATTGTCAACATAGTCATCCATGCATGGTGGGAGTGCTGAAGGGCAGCTCATATGTTTGGCGTCGAATGCTACAGGTACGTGAGGTGGCAGAGCAAAACCTTTGGTGGTTGGTGCGATTAGGGCAGTGTAACTTCTGGTTTAACAATTGGCTTGGGTCCGGTCCATTGTGCCAACGCCTACAAAGTGTCTCGGATCACTTGGTAGTTGACTTTGTGTCGAATGGACGGTGGAATCAACGTTTGTTGAGGCAATGGGTCCCGGATTATATTGTTTCAGAGATTGTCAGTAAAGCAGTCCCAGCGGGGAATGCACAAGATTGTGTGGTATGGGAGTTGACAGAGTCAGGGGAATTTTCGATTGCTTCATCCTACCTTCTACTCAGTGGGCAGACACCTTCTTCGTTCATGTTTGACAGGGTTTGGCATTCGTTGTTGTTGGTCAAGATATCTTTTTTCATGGTGCGTCTGTTGCGGGATCGGTTGCCTTTAGCATCTTCATTGGGAAGATTGAATGTGCATGGCCCATCAAAGTGCTTTTGTTGTACAGACTCACAGTCCGAATTGTTGGAACACATTTTTACGGAGGGAGAACTTGCGCAGTTCCTTTGGGCATTTTTTGGGAACGCTGCGAGTGTGGTATACAGAGGGGCAGGAGTGCGCTCTCGGTTGGCTGGTTGGTGGTGTCAACTAAAATGTCACTCTCGTATGGAATCGCTAAACACAGTGTTGCCTAGCATAATCTACTGGCATATTTGGTTAGCACGGAATCTTGCAATCTTTGAAGGACAGTACCTGCGTAGGCAGACCATTTGTGATCGTATCCTGGCGGATGCAGTTGGGGTATTAAGTGGGGAAGATGGGAGGGGAGCCTGATGGGTTTGGGTCCTGGCCTGCCTTCTACTCCAGTATTTCTGGATGGAGGCCTCGGTACTCCCATAGGGTGGTTTGTTGGGAGTTGCCGGCCCAGGGAAGTTGGAAGTTAAACACGGATGGTTGTTCACTAGGTAACCCGGGAGTCACAGTGTTGCCTAGCATAATCTACTGGCATATTTGGTTAGCACGGAATCTTGCAATCTTTGAAGGACAGTACCTGCGTAGGCAGACCATTTGTGATCGTATCCTGGCGGATGCAGTTGGGGTATTAAGTGGGGAAGATGGGAGGGGAGCCTGATGGGTTTGGGTCCTGGCCTGCCTTCTACTCCAGTATTTCTGGATGGAGGCCTCGGTACTCCCATAGGGTGGTTTGTTGGGAGTTGCCGGCCCAGGGAAGTTGGAAGTTAAACACGGATGGTTGTTCACTAGGTAACCCGGGAGTTAGTGGCGGGGGTGGTGTGCTTAGGGATTTATTTGGTGCGTTGTTGTTTGGGTTTTCTGTACCTTTTGGGAAGCTGACATGTATTCAGGCTGAGGTTAAATCTCTACTATTTGGGGTGCAGCAATGTCTTCTTCGGGGCTTCTCACGGATACAGGTGGAGGTGGATTCTCTAGTGTTAGTAAACATCCTTCTACATAAATCGAGATGCCCGTGGTTAATTCGATCTGAGTTAGATATGTTAATGGCAATACAGGGTTTGGAATGGACAGTGGGGCATTGTTTTCGCGAGGCAAATCAAGTGGCAGATGCTCTGGCCAAGGTTGGGGCAAACTCTGTGGATATTGTCATTTATACCTCACAGGCGGAATTACCAAGATTGGCAAGGGGAGCCTTGGGTTTAGATAGATCACAGACCCCCGTCATACGCATGCAAGCTATTCTTAACTAACGCCTTTGTTATCTTGCTTTGTGGTTATTAATAATACATGGGGGTGGCGTCCTTCCCCGCACATGgggttagccaaaaaaaaaaaaaggttatcgaaaattgTTTAGACATTTGTcataatacatttttttgtaatatttataccATATATCTTGTACTAGAAAAAGTGAAGTACTctatttaatttaaaatttatattttaatgATTCATTGGTTCAAATACTCACCCATTGACTAAACAGTAATCCATTGATCTATCCCTTTCATCGAGTTCCTGTTAGGTCGGGTTTAATAACTTATGGTGTACATAAAACTTGTGCATTTATAAGTAGTACAAAATAACATAACCAAGTCAAGATAAAATAAGATATAACACATTAACTAGAGGATGATAACCTCCCCATATAATAGAAATGAGGTTTTTATATAGAAAAAATGACCAATAGGATGTTAAACAACATTAACAACCACTCTTCCTCCCATTCTGGATGCTTGGCTAAACAGCTACTTCCCCCTCTAGTtaatgaaaaaatgaagaagatttAATCTCTCCTAGTTAACTAATTGAGCTAACcaatttttttaagttttttcattggacaaaaatcttcttcattttttcattgGCAAGTAGGTTTTGTGATTAGCAGTAGCTCAAATgtgaagaagtttttcctccaaaGAATTTCGAGGGGATTCCTTAACAGGGGTTGATTGTTCTGACTGGGAAAACACAATCAGTATTTGCATGAGGATGACAACAAGGACCAAGAATACAGTACAAAATGCAATTTCTCCCCAAGAAAATGGACACCATTCAAAAAATTTGACAGCACCAAATATGAGGAAACAGGTCCAAGAGATGACAACCTATCCATCCACAAAAAACAATTATAGACTGAATATAGCAAACAAAAGATGACAACTCAAACTGAATGTGCAAACTTGTGCAAGCTATAGGGGTGAAATAGTACCAGCAATGATCTTATAGGTCTGCCAATATGATAGTTATCTTTATTACCAAATGTGTTCATGGCAACATGCCGCTCCAACAAAGCATCCTGATTGATCACAACCAGCAAAGATTTGAATATTGATATTTCATTATCAAGGGTAAGACtgaactagacatacttaattCCTTAAAACTTGAAACCTACTCAAaaatgtgtaaaaaaaaaaaagtggtatGATAAATGAACATATCATAGATAAATATATTTGATATGTGGATAGTTTATAAATAAAGACTATAAATATTGTGAAATAAAGATTTTACATCAAATCTGATGTAACTTGTAATTCATCTATTACCTACATTGAAGAATCAAAATAATCACACAAACATGCACATGTATTAGATACATGACATTTTCATATATTCATAAAATCTATGCACACGTTGTAAATAGAATATAGAAATTGATAGATCCAAATCTAACTTACATTGAATGCTGAACTGAAACTCATTCCTTGGCCAAGATTTTTATGCCCTTGTAGGAGATTAAAATTATACTTTCTTTTTGGAGTTTAAATggaatatgtgtgtgtgtgtgtgtaaacaTAAACATGGTCATATTTGTTCATCATAATTTTGGAGTGAAAAACTAATTGAAAAATTATCTAGATCATCATTGTAAAGAAGAAATTTATTCATTGCATTATCAATAGTCTAACCTTTGCTACAAATATATCCTTACACCACTGGGAAATGCCGCTACTAGTTTCAGGCAGTTCTTGCATCAAATGCCGCTCAATATGCACATGTACCTATATAGGAAATTAGTTTGCTAAATCAACATCaatataagtgaaaatagtaaTTAATGTACATAACCACTCAACACTTGAAGGATTTTCACTTGAACATGTTCATTCAAATATAGATGCTTAGCATCATCCTTTAAATTGAAAGTACCAAATTCTAAGAACTTCATACTCACTCTACTAATAAACACAAGCTAATAACATCTATGGCTGAATATTAATATCAAAAGACAGAAAATAGAGAAAACAATACTAATAACTTAAAAGACCAAATATAGAGAAAGTAGCATATCCCCCTTACTACTAAAAAAGGTAATGCAATTGTTACAGTCACTTAAGCCAGATTAGTTGGAAAAATAGATAAATGAAAGAACTGCATTAAAGTAATCTTACCAACATATGTGTTTGTGAAGCTCACAAGCATTTAGAGAGAACTGTGTGCTTGGTTAGGGGTTTGTGTGTTTGCAAATGCAATTTTACTAGTAATTAAATTAGTCAATTGAAAACTAGTGAGCTTACCACAGAAGAACACCCTCTCAGGATTCTCAACATTGTAGGCTGAGGCTCATTTTTAGGTATGGTTACCGTGATATCATAAATTGCTGGAACAAATGAGCTCAATTGACTAACTGCATACACAAAACCCTGCAGAGATACAGATGTAATGAATAAAAGAATCATCACAATCAGTTATTTTTCATGGTGTGTTTGATATGACTAGCTCAATTTGATCATTACAAGTTGTTTCAAATTATTATTGGCAGCTCATCTTTGAGAAAACCTAATCTTGTCAAGTTTGCATGTACTTTATGTAGTATTTTTCATAATAGAATTGAAACTGAAGATTGATACTGCAAGCTACATGCAACCACATAAAGAGAAATGCCCAAGATCTACTACTAATTGGGATATAATAACTAATTTTAGAACGAGATAGAAACTAGACATATTTATCCTAGTATAATTTAGGAAAAGCATCACCTTTGTTCGGGGTATTAATACATTTTGTGGAACAGGTAACCCTGCTGAAGCAGCATATTCTTGAGCTGCTAAGAGCTTTGCTTGCGTAAAACGAGTTCCTTCCACAAAGAGGGCTAACCAAAATGGCTGAGGAAAATCGTTAAGACCTTGTAAACCTGACTGCAGTTAAGCACCGCAAAATAATACAATTTATTAACCAAACATAAAGATGTACAATTAATAAATACAATGGTTAGTATTGGAAAAGTACCTTGAGTGTATACTCATCTTTTGTCCAGCTTctttcaagaaatatataatTATTGAACCACATTGACCATCCAAGAACCTACATAAGAGAGATTTCTTTCTTGCCTAATTAGCATGTTTGTGTGGTACTATTTCAAGTACactcttttttattattatctacatttattatgtTATAACTTGAAAAGGACCTATTCAAGTTTTAAGAAACAATTCAAAGGTAGTTTTTCCTGAACCCAGAAGTTGAATCAATTGCAAACGTAttctaaaattaaaagattagAACACCCATTCATCACTTACAACAATATCCAATGAAGGAAAATTAAGGGTACCAAATCTACCGTGAAAAgtaaatattataaatatgttaTAATCTTGTCGAGCACGCGCCATTCACTTGGAAATAAAGGACCGACCCAGATTGTGAAAGCATATTTGTCTCTTAAAGTAAGCAAAAATCTCGAGAAAACACCTTGACTTACCTCTACCAATCATTAATAAATGTTGTACTATTGATAGTCATAGCAAATATTGTAACAATTAAATACCACATGACTCCTTCATGtaatttgtaatactttgaAATACGTATGTAATGATTATTAGCCTCAACTTTGACTCGTTCTACTAAACAGGAGACCCAAATATTTCTTAAATAGGTCATTTAAAGAACTACAATGACTCTGGAACAAAAATTTCCATTCTAACCAATAAAATACTCAAACAATTAGACAAGATACTATGTTCCAAATACTAGGCTTATATAGATAGTCTTAGATTCGAAAGTCTCAATTTATAGTACTTCTCAAAGTACCTTAGAGCAATAGAACAACTAATTTAATAGGATTCATGCTATCAAGAAAACcacctcttttttcttttcttttttttggcttgCAAGCTATATACTTTTGTCTTGATCAATAATGAGGTGTACAATAGGTGGGGGACTCCCCCAATGAAAATTACATTTGATAGTCAAGAAATTCAGTAGCTACAAAACCTCCTCTTTGAATATCTAAAAAAATGTTTCATTGTGTTGAATTCCTAAATAAGCACAAAATTGCAAGTTTGGAATTGTGTGTAAATTCTAAAAAAACACATAAGATTGAATTGAGATTAGTactatataaaataaataagaacAACTAAAGAGAATCTCACCGGTAGGTATAAAGCTGCTTTCTTTATTAAAGCTAGTGTGCTACCAAGGCAACCAAACCGCTGTAAAATGTAAGGAAATTATACTTAGAAAAGGAACTAAAATGCTTGgataatttttctaaaactcAATTGATGTTTTAGAAAAACTAAATCATATGTTATAACAAAAAGGAATTCTAATTACACAATTTTGTAAATTAATTCAGAATCATGATTTTGTAACCATGTATTCTTGAAACAATATTAAAATATAGACAAGGTATTGATCATTAGATCAAAATATAAAAACCTTTATTTTAAGAGAACAAATAGTTTCTTATGAGTCATTAGCTTATCATAGCATATAGATTTCAAATCTCAGGCacaatttgttttaattatttgatCCAAAAACTAGTCTTGATAAGTGAACGATGCAATGAACTTGAAAgcactttttaattatttgatCCAAAAACTAGTCTTGATAAGTGAAGGCTGCAGTGAACTTGAAAGCACC contains the following coding sequences:
- the LOC140015157 gene encoding uncharacterized protein, with the translated sequence MRAKYCQHSHPCMVGVLKGSSYVWRRMLQVREVAEQNLWWLVRLGQCNFWFNNWLGSGPLCQRLQSVSDHLVVDFVSNGRWNQRLLRQWVPDYIVSEIVSKAVPAGNAQDCVVWELTESGEFSIASSYLLLSGQTPSSFMFDRVWHSLLLVKISFFMVRLLRDRLPLASSLGRLNVHGPSKCFCCTDSQSELLEHIFTEGELAQFLWAFFGNAASVVYRGAGVRSRLAGWWCQLKCHSRMESLNTVLPSIIYWHIWLARNLAIFEGQYLRRQTICDRILADAVGVLSGEDGRGA
- the LOC113711371 gene encoding 1-acyl-sn-glycerol-3-phosphate acyltransferase 2-like, with amino-acid sequence MAIAAVVILPLGLLFLLSGLIINFIQALIFILVRPLSKNLFRRINKEVTELLWLEIVWLFDWWANIKVELYTDPETFEFLGKEHALLICNHRSDIDWLVGWVLAQRFGCLGSTLALIKKAALYLPVLGWSMWFNNYIFLERSWTKDEYTLKSGLQGLNDFPQPFWLALFVEGTRFTQAKLLAAQEYAASAGLPVPQNVLIPRTKGFVYAVSQLSSFVPAIYDITVTIPKNEPQPTMLRILRGCSSVVHVHIERHLMQELPETSSGISQWCKDIFVAKDALLERHVAMNTFGNKDNYHIGRPIRSLLVVISWTCFLIFGAVKFFEWCPFSWGEIAFCTVFLVLVVILMQILIVFSQSEQSTPVKESPRNSLEEKLLHI